A genome region from Nocardia sp. NBC_00565 includes the following:
- a CDS encoding flavin reductase family protein, whose product MSSSIENTGELSARPNRFHSVSAIEYRAALRRHPAGVTIVTLNSRGGPVGFTATSFASLSLDPPLVSFNITCTSSSIDALQAAESVVVHLLGAHQLPLAQRFSRSAEHRFADESLWSPLDTGEPVLHGTPTWIHSEVSQLIPAGDSVLAICRVMRVYWDEDGDRSHAPLLYHKGAYVAAAPLDERSTA is encoded by the coding sequence ATGTCGAGCTCGATCGAGAACACCGGCGAGTTGTCGGCTCGCCCGAACAGGTTCCACAGTGTCAGCGCCATCGAATACCGCGCGGCACTGCGGCGTCATCCGGCGGGCGTCACCATCGTCACGCTCAATTCGCGCGGCGGGCCGGTTGGTTTCACCGCGACCTCGTTCGCCTCGCTGTCCCTCGATCCGCCGCTGGTATCGTTCAACATCACCTGCACTTCATCGAGCATCGACGCGTTGCAGGCGGCCGAATCGGTGGTGGTCCACCTGCTCGGCGCGCACCAGTTGCCGCTCGCGCAACGGTTTTCGCGCAGTGCCGAGCACCGATTCGCCGACGAATCGCTCTGGTCGCCGCTCGATACCGGTGAACCGGTGCTGCATGGCACGCCGACCTGGATTCACAGCGAGGTGTCGCAGCTGATTCCGGCCGGTGACTCGGTGCTGGCGATCTGCCGGGTGATGCGTGTGTACTGGGATGAGGACGGCGATCGATCACATGCGCCACTGCTGTATCACAAGGGCGCGTATGTTGCCGCGGCCCCGCTCGATGAGCGATCGACGGCGTAG
- a CDS encoding protein kinase domain-containing protein — MVSFDSLRTQGDLTISIASDLKLAGFESAAEIGHGGFGVVYRCEQPALDRIVAVKVLTSDLDPENMERFLREQRAMGKLSGHPNIVSILFSGVISAGRPYIVMPFHTRKSLQDTIQRDGPLLWSGAVRVAVKMAGALESAHRGGVLHRDVKPGNILLSEYGEPELTDFGIAHVSGGFVTTTGVITGSPAFTAPEVLKGHPPTAASDIYSLGATLFCLITGHAAFERRAGEKVVSQFLRITSEPIPNLRAQEIPDDVCTAIERAMSEDPADRYASAAAFGRELMEIQRRHGLPIDQMALPTESAGAVDNSEPSAGEISTSSWHPSKMAAAINTPPTASTKFRPPTPTRPLVMRDRLIEVLRAGQRRRLIVIHAPAGFGKSTLAAQWRDILTADGVHVAWLSVDHDDNNVVWFLAHLIEAVRQVLPTLAAELGQLLELHGDEAEPYVLTSLINDIHTGGERVAVVIDDWHRVTHAPTVAALGYLLDHGCHHLQVIVTSRTHTGLPLSKMRVYDELVEIDSNALRFNLAEANSFFAGVGGLALEPADIADLTESTDGWVAALQLASLSLRGAEDPSVLIGHMSGRHHSIGDFLAENVLDGLEPRLLEFVLRTSITHRLCGDLASALSGIPDGTARLDEVESRDLFLRRVDADREWFRYHHLFADFLRRRLERDHSEWIPDLHRAASRWFGDHHFLREAVDHALAAGDSATAVALIESDGTQLLEQSQMSTLLALIAKLPPEAVRSSLRLQITTAWANLLLQHPEAAKAALVQVHSLLEHDQGGTADDLATEAAVVEAAARVTADRIDGVAELISDCLARPERLHPWVVTTAADMATFAAIYRFDFAAAHRWQVWAAAYHRQTTGPFSVMYGHCFDGIAANEELDIATAEASFRTALRVAMQTGGSRSHAARIASALLGALLLDKGDIDAAERLLDEGYELGREGGIVDSMLATYGTGARIKALRGDLETARQRLTDGWRIATTLSLPRLGARIRNESIRVGIVVPAADHSRYRAPLDPDAAADGILLGTAELEEASAIRELLARESITEARTRAQRLVDRITPQGRPRALLQARLLLVVCTAELGELEQAGQLLLPVARQCAEQGLTGLLRYGDPAVRTVLRALAEDEASGRVDTLPEAFLTEVLTPL, encoded by the coding sequence ATGGTGAGCTTCGATTCGCTGCGGACGCAGGGTGATCTCACCATAAGCATTGCGTCGGACCTGAAATTGGCAGGCTTCGAGAGTGCCGCCGAGATCGGCCATGGCGGCTTCGGGGTCGTGTACCGCTGCGAGCAGCCCGCACTGGATCGGATAGTCGCGGTCAAGGTGCTGACCTCGGACCTCGATCCGGAGAATATGGAGCGGTTCCTACGTGAGCAGCGCGCGATGGGCAAGCTTTCCGGGCACCCGAATATCGTCAGTATCCTGTTCAGCGGCGTGATCTCGGCCGGTCGGCCCTACATCGTCATGCCCTTCCATACCCGAAAATCGTTGCAAGACACCATCCAACGCGACGGGCCACTGCTGTGGAGCGGTGCGGTGCGGGTCGCGGTGAAGATGGCCGGAGCGCTCGAATCGGCCCATCGCGGCGGGGTGCTGCACCGAGATGTCAAGCCGGGCAACATATTACTGAGCGAATACGGTGAGCCCGAGCTCACCGATTTCGGTATCGCTCATGTCTCCGGTGGATTCGTCACGACGACCGGTGTCATCACCGGCTCACCGGCCTTCACCGCGCCGGAGGTGCTCAAGGGCCATCCGCCGACCGCCGCATCGGATATCTACAGCCTCGGCGCGACGCTGTTCTGTTTGATCACCGGCCACGCCGCGTTCGAACGCCGAGCCGGGGAGAAGGTGGTCTCCCAGTTCCTGCGCATCACTTCCGAACCGATTCCGAATCTGCGCGCGCAGGAGATCCCCGATGATGTCTGCACCGCGATCGAGCGTGCGATGTCGGAGGATCCCGCCGACCGCTACGCGTCGGCGGCGGCATTCGGGCGTGAGCTGATGGAAATCCAACGACGCCATGGTCTTCCGATCGATCAGATGGCACTGCCGACGGAATCGGCAGGCGCAGTGGACAATTCCGAACCGAGCGCGGGCGAGATCTCGACGTCGAGCTGGCATCCGAGCAAGATGGCGGCCGCGATCAACACCCCGCCCACGGCGTCGACGAAGTTCCGCCCACCGACGCCGACCCGCCCGCTGGTCATGCGGGACCGGCTGATCGAGGTGCTGCGGGCGGGACAGCGGCGGCGACTGATCGTGATCCACGCCCCCGCCGGATTCGGCAAGAGCACGCTGGCCGCGCAGTGGCGCGACATTCTGACGGCGGACGGTGTCCACGTCGCGTGGCTCAGTGTGGACCACGACGACAACAATGTGGTGTGGTTCCTCGCGCACCTCATCGAGGCCGTGCGCCAGGTTTTGCCGACGCTCGCCGCGGAACTGGGGCAGCTGCTCGAATTGCACGGCGACGAAGCGGAGCCCTATGTGCTCACCTCGCTCATCAACGATATCCACACGGGCGGCGAACGTGTCGCCGTCGTCATCGATGACTGGCACCGGGTCACCCACGCGCCCACCGTGGCCGCGCTGGGCTACCTGCTCGATCATGGCTGCCACCATCTGCAGGTGATCGTCACCAGCCGTACCCATACGGGCTTGCCGCTGAGCAAGATGCGCGTCTACGACGAACTGGTGGAGATCGACTCGAATGCGTTGCGCTTCAACCTCGCCGAGGCGAACTCGTTTTTCGCCGGCGTCGGCGGGCTGGCACTCGAGCCAGCCGATATCGCTGATCTGACCGAATCGACCGACGGTTGGGTCGCCGCGCTGCAACTGGCCTCACTGTCGCTGCGCGGCGCCGAGGATCCCAGCGTCCTGATCGGCCACATGTCCGGACGGCACCATTCGATCGGCGACTTCCTCGCCGAGAATGTGTTGGACGGCCTGGAGCCCAGGCTGCTCGAATTCGTGCTGCGGACCTCGATCACGCATCGGCTCTGTGGCGATCTCGCATCGGCTCTGTCGGGCATACCCGACGGGACGGCTCGGTTGGACGAGGTCGAGTCCCGTGACCTGTTCCTGAGGCGAGTCGACGCCGACCGGGAATGGTTCCGCTATCACCACCTGTTCGCGGACTTTCTGCGCAGGCGCCTGGAACGGGACCACTCGGAGTGGATCCCCGATCTGCATCGCGCAGCGTCCCGGTGGTTCGGCGACCACCATTTCCTGCGTGAGGCCGTCGATCACGCATTGGCGGCGGGCGATTCGGCCACGGCCGTTGCGCTGATCGAGAGCGACGGCACGCAATTGCTGGAGCAGTCGCAGATGTCGACGTTGCTCGCGCTCATCGCGAAGCTGCCGCCGGAGGCGGTGCGGTCGAGCCTGCGACTGCAGATCACCACGGCGTGGGCGAATCTGCTGCTGCAGCATCCGGAGGCAGCGAAAGCCGCCCTGGTGCAGGTGCATTCGTTGCTCGAACACGACCAGGGCGGGACCGCCGACGACCTCGCGACGGAGGCCGCCGTGGTCGAAGCGGCCGCTCGGGTCACCGCCGATCGCATCGACGGCGTGGCCGAGCTGATCTCGGATTGCCTGGCCCGGCCCGAGCGGCTGCACCCCTGGGTGGTCACCACGGCCGCCGATATGGCGACCTTCGCCGCGATCTACCGATTCGACTTCGCCGCGGCCCACCGATGGCAGGTATGGGCGGCCGCCTATCACCGGCAGACGACCGGTCCCTTCAGCGTCATGTACGGCCACTGTTTCGACGGTATCGCCGCCAACGAAGAACTCGATATCGCCACGGCGGAGGCCAGTTTCCGTACTGCGCTGCGGGTTGCCATGCAGACCGGCGGCTCGCGTTCGCATGCCGCGCGGATCGCGAGCGCACTGCTCGGTGCGCTGCTGTTGGACAAGGGTGATATCGATGCGGCCGAGCGGCTGCTCGACGAGGGGTACGAACTGGGCCGTGAGGGCGGAATCGTGGATTCGATGCTCGCCACCTACGGCACGGGCGCACGAATCAAGGCGCTGCGCGGTGATCTCGAAACCGCCCGGCAGCGATTGACCGACGGGTGGCGGATCGCGACCACACTATCGTTGCCGCGCCTCGGCGCCCGGATCAGGAACGAAAGCATCCGGGTGGGGATTGTCGTACCGGCAGCGGACCATTCGCGATACCGCGCGCCGCTCGATCCGGACGCCGCCGCCGACGGCATCCTGCTCGGCACCGCGGAGCTCGAGGAAGCTTCGGCGATCCGGGAACTGCTGGCGCGAGAGTCGATCACCGAGGCTCGCACCCGGGCACAGCGGCTCGTCGACCGCATCACGCCGCAGGGACGTCCTCGGGCGCTGTTGCAAGCGCGCCTGCTCCTGGTCGTGTGCACCGCGGAACTCGGCGAGCTCGAGCAAGCCGGACAGCTGCTGCTCCCGGTGGCACGGCAGTGTGCCGAACAGGGACTCACCGGTCTGCTGCGGTACGGCGATCCAGCAGTGCGCACAGTATTGCGGGCCCTCGCGGAGGACGAAGCCTCCGGACGCGTGGACACGTTGCCGGAGGCATTCCTCACCGAGGTGCTCACGCCATTATGA